The candidate division TA06 bacterium DNA segment CGGCTCCACTTGATAACGACAGCCCGGATCTTTGTGTACTTTGTCGAACGCCGGGTGAGGCAGGCATCCCCAGAAGGCAGGTATTCGAGGTGATCCAAATCTGCACATGAAAGACACAGTGGCTTGTCGTTTTCCACTCTGAGAAAACTACCGCTCAAGAGTTCCTCACTACACTCAGAACACTCGGAATCGCGCTTAACGATGAATACTATTATGTCATCAGTACTATAACGCATGGAACCTTCTCGCTTTTTCTACTACTGGATCGTCTCTAGAGGAGATTAGCAAAGTAGCGTCTGTTTTCAAGCGGAATCAATCTCTCCTGTGATTCAATCAGGTCATTCCAGTCATGAAGGGCCTTATTTCAAGAACCACAGTGAAAGCGCCTAAGCCTGTCTACAGACCTGAACCGACAGTGAATAATGTTGAGATTAATGGCTGCACATGGTATAAGATTAAGGTTGGTTGGGTCCAGGCAGAGGGTACCGAAAAAAGCTGGCGCGGGAGCTGCAAATATGGAAGAGAAACATCCAACTATTCCAGAGTGGAAGGAGTTATACGATGCTGCATGGAGATTCAAACAGGCAGAGCCGTGGAGCTCAATGTGGGATACTGACTTGTTTGGGGTCAAAGACCCTGTGACGGAGAAGATCGGTTATTGCTGTGTAATGGGGAAGGCAGGTGTACATTTCGGGTTGGCCGTCTATTTGGGTAGAGAGGGTTTAGAAGGATATCTGAAAGCCCAATCGGGAGAGATCTCTCCGTCCTCTCATGATTTCCTTTATCTTCAGAAATGCTTGATGGCATCATTTGAAGATAGAAGCCTCTTGGAAAAAGCGGATATCAGTGTAGTCAAGGAACTTGGCCTGAAATTCAGGGGTCACAATGCCTGGCCGTTGTTCAGGAGCTATCGACCAGGTTATTTTCCGTGGTATCTGACAGCTGAAGAGGGGAGGTATCTGACCTTGTGTCTAGCCCAGGTAGTCGGTGTGTCCGTTCGTTTTAGAGACGATCCTAAGATACTCATTCCCCCGGACAAGAATAGCTACCTGGTGCGGGTTCCAATAAAGAGCAGGAGCGGTTTGTCATGGAAAGACGAATGGTTAACCCCTCAGCCCCTAAAAAAACCCCGGATCATTGTGAAACCTATTGATGAGGAAAAACTGGAAGAAATCAAAGCAATGTCCATTCGATCACAAGGGGTTTGGGAAGCCGATTTCTTCTATTTTCCTCAGCCTGTAGCAGAAAGAGACGATCAAAGACCTTGCTTTCCTTATGTATCCTTGTGCGCAGATCGCGAATCAGGCCTGGTTCTGAACAGTTATTTAGTGGACCCGGCAAAGTTTATTTCGGAATTCCCGAAGCGATTTCTGGAATTCGCAGCAAGCAGGAAGTCTCTGCCTGAAGAGATATTGGTCAAGAACGAGGAGACCCTCAGGCTCCTGAGACCTATAGCCAACAAGCTCGGCTTCAGAGTGAGGAAGGTTAGGAAGCTGAAGGCATTGGAAGATGCCCAGGCAAGCATGTTTGAGATGTTAGCTGGCGGCAATCTGGATACATGATATGGCTCTTCTGTAGAGACATGCGCAAGCATTCTGTCGGTTGCTGTTCTATCTAGAAGGATCATGAGAGAAGTAAAGATCATTCCCGCCTCAGAAAAGTTTGACCTGTTAGCCTCCACCTACGACGATACGCAGACCGGATACTACGAGCAATGGGATGGTCCGGATCTCATGAATATGCTGGGCAACGTCGCTGAGAAATATATCCTTGATATAGGCTGCGGGACAGGGCGTTTTCTTGAAAGACTACAGGACCTGGGTGCGGAGACGCTTGGGATTGATCTATCGGAAAAGATGGCCGAAGAAGCGAGGAAGAAGTCTGTGCTGGCGTTTCAGGCAGACATAGTCAGGTTCGAGTGGAGCGAACCATTTGATATCGTTCTTTCTGTTCTGACATTCAACTATATCGAGTACAAGGCGGCTGCGATTGCTGTGGTTCGTTCGGTGTTAAAGCCTAACGGGCTTTTCATTATCTCATCAGATCTGCAGACAGAAGATACGGCCGTAGAGCGGGGGAAGGATTTGGTAGCTGCGAAATACTTCCCTTTCTCAAAAGACCAGTATAGCAGACTACTCGGGCACACTGGTTTCGGGGTAGAGGAATCTGTGGACCTCTTCTGGTCTGAAGAATTCAGAGACACACGTGATCCAGAGAGCCCTATCGGATTCATCATAAAGGCAAGAAAGCTCAGAAGACGTTAATCTCCCAAGATCTGCCTTTTCCGTGTCCCGCAACATATTCCACTTTTGCGAAAAACCGAAAAAGAGAGTATGCTGGGCAGCCTTGCTAGAAAGGCCTAGAAAGCAAGAGGATTCACGAGCTGCGCCAGCAGCCGACCCCAGACGTCCATTTCGCTTTTGCGAAAAAGTGAAAAAGGAGGTAGTGGGAGCTGCTGAGGATTTGGGTCCCCCGCTGCAAAAGTGCATGCCTGCCCCCGGTACTCAGCCAGGAACTCCCCGCTAAACCTGCCTGTCATTCTCGAGGAGTCATTCCCTTTGCGAATGACGACGAACAATCTGCTTTTGACAGGGTCCCGTAAATTCGACCTCAAATTTGCAAATCTTCGTGCCTGCCCCTGATGCAGATAAACACGAAAATAGAAAATCGACAGGTGTCAGGTGGAGGATTTTCGCCCCAAAAGGGGTTGAAATACATATGTGAATATGTTATAAGAATACGACAGAAGGGCTTGGGCGCTCTTTGCATAAGGCAAGGAAGCTCCCAAACTGGTACACTAGAGAAAGATAGGCGAAATGTCAGAATGTCAGGCACCGTCCCCAGAGGATCCCTGTGAAAAGGCTGCGCCTGCATTGTAGGAGTCGCATGTGGCAAGATTAACTAACCAGGATCGGATCGAGATAGAAAGCCTGATAGAGAAAAAGCAACGCACACTTGACAAGGTTAGAGACATATTGGGTGTAATTTGTCGAGATAACCGTGACATTCTGCAGAGGGACCCCGAGGCAAGACTCAAGAAAGTGGTGGACATTGAGCGAAAGATAAGACACAAAAAGAAATTCAGTATTGGGAGTGTCGAGAGAGAAGTGAGAGATATCGCTGGTGCGAGAATCACATGTTGCACTCTCGATGAAATACACGAAGCTGAAGATCTGATCAAGAAGCACCCTGATATCGAGGAATGCAAAGTGACGCGGAAGTATGAAGACGGGCCCGACGAGCACGGGTACAGGGGGCATCACCTCGAAGTTGCTGTCCGGGTTTCCTACAAAAACGAAGTAATAAGGGACACCTGCGAGATTCAAATCAGAACGTTGGCTGCTGACCTTTGGGCAGTTTTGTCACGTCGAGATTTCTATAGGTCACCCTCCAAGCCTCCTGCTTTGATACGAGAAGATATGCTAACACTCGGCAAGCAACTGGAAGTTGTTGATGAATTAGCACTGAGCTTAAAGCGAAGGATAAGGGAGGAAGTCAAAAGAGAAGCCAGGGAGAGACCCAAGAAGAAGCTCGCTGAAAAAGATATGCTCACTCCTGATAATGTCGTGAACTTAGTGCGGAAGATGTACAGAAAGCGGATTTCAATCGATGCTGCTTATCAACTAGTCCAATATGTGCTATCTAGTGAGGTAACTTCGTTGAAGCAATACAAGGATCTCATAAGTTCTTCAGAATACAAAAGCATGATAATAGACATATACCGTAAGTACAATCTAAGTCCTCCACTGGAGGATCTGCTCTATGCCCCCATTTTTGCCAAACTGGCAGGGACGCGCGCTACTAAGAAGGTCTTGCGCGAGCAAGCGCAGGCACTCCACACACAGACTGTTTCCCGAGTGGAAAAGGGTGTCGAAATATCGAAAGAAGATCTTGAGAAAGAAATCAAGGTTTCACGTCCAAAGAAGAGGAAGAAGAAAAGATGAAGGTGTTGTTGGTGTGCTATGATTTGAAGGCTCCCCACAGGAACTACGCAGGACTTTATAAGGAACTGGAGAAAGCGTGGGCTTGGTGGCATTATCTGGGATCGTGCTGGTTGATAAGAACAAAGCTTTCTCCGGAACAGTGGTTCAAAAACCTCAGTCCCCACATGGACCAAAATGATTTCATGTTAGTGATTGAGGTGAAGAGGGACTACCACGGTTGGCTGCCGAAAAAGGCGTGGAAATGGATCAACGAGAATCTCCAGTGAAGTTTTCGTAACGCCGCTGCAGCAGGTCCGCGCCGCATCTCGCAGAGATACCTCATGATTTGCGACAAGCTCACCTTTCGAAGGCAGAAATGGAACAGGGTTGTTGACGTAGCGACACTGGTGTGGCTTGGGGTTTTTGTGGCAGGCTTCCTTGTCAAGGGGAGAGCCACGCAGGTGTGTGGCTATGTAAACATAGCACTTCTTGGAGTGTTCGTAGCGGACCTCGGTGTTATCTACAAGACTTCGGAGAACTGGCGTAGGTTCATAAAGCAACATTGGCTTGACATTCTCATGGTGATACCATATTTAAGGGTGTTTCGGATATTCAGGATTTTCAGGCTCGCGAGATTCCTGAGAATCGCTAAGGTCGCGAAGACGAGAAGAGCTTTCAAGGTCGTCAAGGCTGTGAAAGCTGGTAGATCCCTGAAGACTACAAAGCTCGCCAAAGCAGCAACGAAATCCAGACAACTCACCAAGCTCGGCAGAATCAAAAAGGCAATCACAGTCGGCCATGAATCTGGGGATTTGCCGAGGAGCATTAAGGAAAGGATATCGCCGATCAAGCAGCAGGAGGGCTTGTGATTCTCAAAGACAAAATCGCGGCTGTTGAAGCTCAGTTGCAGGGAGCATTGACCGAGCTCCGCGCCACGTATGCACAAACAACTGACAAAGGAGATATCGCTGAAGAGGTGTTCAGGGCATTTCTTCGTAAATACCTGCCAAGGCGGTTGGAGGTTGGGCAGGGCGAGGTGATTGACACCGGTGAGCAGAGGTCAGGACAAACTGATATCGTAATCGTTAGTGAGGACCACCCGCGTACTTTTACCCAGGACCTACCAGGTCTTTTCCTTGTTGAGGGAGTCTGTGGTGCTGGTGAGGCGAAAGTGACCCTGACGAGTGACGGACTGGACAGAGCAATTGATAGTTCATTGTGTTTCAAGAGACTTGAGAGCAAGCCGGGGACGAATACGATCGCATCGACAAATAAATCAGATGTTAATCGGTTCTATAAGTATCCTCCATATTTCTTGATAGCATTTGAAAGCCAGTTGAAACTTGATACGGTCTTGGCGAAAATCGCGAAGTTCGCAAAGTCGAAAGGCTTTCATCCCAATGACGTCAACAAAATATTGGACGCCGTATTCGTCATTGACAGAGGGTGGGCCATCAACTTGGGGGACGGAAAAGGCTCTCTTTACTCTCTGAATTCTGAGGGGAAACGGGGGGGAGGCTGGGTGGCGTTCCATTCCGACGCGGTGCTTTTTGATTTCCTGGGATGGTTATCGGCCGTGATGCCAAGAGTATTACGGTTTGGCCCGATCCTTCCACTATATGGCATTGTACCAGGAGCGTAGTTGTGCCTGCGAGCGAGGAAGCTCTCTCCGATGCCCACTATCGGAGCGTAGCTCGTCGAGCGGGTTTTGTGCAATCTGCCAACTGGAGGCCTGAATGAGGTTTACATGGTGTCATTTCTGAATGAACAGGTTCTGTTTTGGACATTTAGTACGATTGCGCAGGCGTTGGCAGCCCTCA contains these protein-coding regions:
- a CDS encoding ion transporter; translated protein: MICDKLTFRRQKWNRVVDVATLVWLGVFVAGFLVKGRATQVCGYVNIALLGVFVADLGVIYKTSENWRRFIKQHWLDILMVIPYLRVFRIFRIFRLARFLRIAKVAKTRRAFKVVKAVKAGRSLKTTKLAKAATKSRQLTKLGRIKKAITVGHESGDLPRSIKERISPIKQQEGL
- a CDS encoding class I SAM-dependent methyltransferase, encoding MREVKIIPASEKFDLLASTYDDTQTGYYEQWDGPDLMNMLGNVAEKYILDIGCGTGRFLERLQDLGAETLGIDLSEKMAEEARKKSVLAFQADIVRFEWSEPFDIVLSVLTFNYIEYKAAAIAVVRSVLKPNGLFIISSDLQTEDTAVERGKDLVAAKYFPFSKDQYSRLLGHTGFGVEESVDLFWSEEFRDTRDPESPIGFIIKARKLRRR